A genomic window from bacterium includes:
- the mazG gene encoding nucleoside triphosphate pyrophosphohydrolase — MTYEKAKYDFDACVAIIRRLRGPGGCPWDNEQTYESLRKYFLEEVYEALDAIDRRDFPHLKEELGDVLWEILFLARIAEQDGHFDTSDVCQVLGEKMVRRHPHIFGDTVARDADHVIEMWSEIKKSEKRDAPGTGGVTHVLDKVPQALPALLRAFRVGERAAKEGFDWARPSEVLDKVREELAELEEAIETGDADRVEDELGDIIFALVNLGRHTNVSAEDGLRRTMAKFADRFSQMEDRLAAQGRRMRDCSIDELEAFWQAIKAERR, encoded by the coding sequence ATGACCTACGAAAAAGCGAAATACGATTTTGATGCGTGCGTTGCGATCATCCGCCGCCTGCGCGGGCCGGGCGGATGCCCGTGGGACAACGAGCAGACCTACGAGAGCCTGCGCAAATATTTCCTCGAGGAGGTCTACGAGGCGCTCGACGCGATCGACCGCCGCGACTTTCCGCACCTGAAGGAAGAGCTTGGCGACGTGCTGTGGGAAATCCTGTTCCTCGCGCGGATCGCGGAACAGGACGGGCATTTCGACACGAGCGACGTCTGCCAGGTTCTCGGCGAAAAGATGGTGCGCCGCCACCCGCACATATTCGGCGACACGGTGGCGCGCGACGCCGATCATGTGATCGAGATGTGGTCGGAGATCAAGAAGTCCGAAAAGCGCGATGCGCCCGGCACGGGCGGCGTGACGCACGTGCTCGACAAGGTGCCGCAAGCCCTGCCGGCCCTTTTGCGCGCATTTCGCGTCGGCGAGCGCGCCGCCAAGGAGGGATTCGACTGGGCGCGCCCGTCGGAGGTGCTCGACAAGGTGCGCGAGGAGCTTGCCGAGCTCGAAGAGGCGATCGAAACGGGCGACGCGGACCGCGTGGAGGACGAGTTGGGGGACATCATCTTCGCGCTCGTCAATCTCGGACGGCACACCAACGTCAGCGCGGAGGACGGCTTGCGCCGCACGATGGCCAAGTTCGCCGACCGCTTTTCGCAAATGGAAGATCGCCTGGCCGCGCAGGGACGGCGTATGCGCGATTGTTCGATCGACGAGTTGGAGGCGTTTTGGCAGGCGATCAAGGCCGAGCGCCGCTAG
- a CDS encoding FYDLN acid domain-containing protein encodes MIGSAVISFGPSLRRIERGAKFPRSRVAFLLDCREFLCYRGIRSSTELPMAPKAQKDLGKRFRCYECGTAFYDLNRPKPICPKCGADQSSAPKFEVPAEIKSSRVRDRVIYAVPEADAEEETAEFDEFGDIVAATDDDDIEYEEEED; translated from the coding sequence ATGATCGGTTCGGCGGTCATAAGTTTCGGTCCCAGTCTACGACGGATCGAACGCGGCGCGAAGTTTCCGCGTTCGCGCGTTGCGTTTCTTCTTGATTGCCGTGAATTCCTTTGCTATAGGGGCATCCGATCTTCGACGGAGTTGCCCATGGCGCCCAAGGCTCAGAAGGATCTCGGCAAACGCTTTCGCTGCTACGAATGCGGTACGGCGTTTTATGATCTGAATCGCCCCAAACCGATCTGCCCCAAGTGCGGAGCCGATCAGTCGTCCGCGCCCAAATTCGAGGTCCCGGCGGAAATCAAGTCCTCTCGCGTTCGGGACCGCGTCATCTACGCCGTTCCCGAGGCGGACGCGGAGGAGGAAACGGCGGAGTTCGACGAATTCGGCGACATCGTGGCGGCGACCGACGACGACGACATCGAATACGAAGAAGAAGAAGACTAG
- a CDS encoding AI-2E family transporter, translating to MTAEPIMERDEPRVTNPAVTFDPGPNEARDAGIGAPIGAGEAGDQPANPFVARHPFLVGYGFLALLAGTMLASHLTTFVLAFVFLYLISDVMTNDVRRLMPILPKALLFSVLYVAVIALLTVFFLNTLPNVLRQVPQFAVDIQTEAINQFEAANVRWNLTQYVDPMEVRSRIFEATGTAIKAIALEMTSVYKVAIYFIFALVINLLLYHDTSKVDAVFARRPGSLMSFLYRFLMTRARTFYFFLKRVMGGQIIISAINTVISAAVIFALGLPKPVLLIAIVFTCGLFPVVGNLVSNSILTAIALISYGPLGAVICLGLLIVIHKLEYFLNSKIIGDIVKLPMSVTLASLVICEVLLGVVGLMLAIPLVLFLRHELERVPGLGPLETSAALAGSAVID from the coding sequence ATGACCGCCGAACCGATCATGGAACGCGACGAGCCGCGGGTGACGAACCCGGCGGTCACCTTCGACCCGGGCCCGAACGAGGCGCGTGACGCGGGGATCGGCGCCCCGATCGGCGCGGGCGAGGCCGGGGACCAGCCGGCGAACCCGTTTGTCGCGAGGCACCCGTTTCTGGTCGGCTACGGTTTTCTCGCGCTCCTTGCCGGGACCATGCTCGCCTCGCACCTGACGACGTTCGTCCTGGCCTTTGTATTTTTGTATCTGATCTCCGATGTGATGACCAACGACGTGCGCCGGCTCATGCCGATCCTTCCCAAGGCGCTGCTGTTTTCCGTGCTGTACGTCGCCGTGATCGCGCTGCTGACCGTGTTTTTCCTGAACACGCTGCCGAATGTCCTGCGCCAGGTGCCGCAGTTCGCCGTGGACATCCAGACGGAGGCGATCAACCAGTTCGAAGCGGCGAACGTGCGCTGGAACCTGACGCAATACGTCGATCCGATGGAGGTTCGTTCGCGGATCTTCGAAGCCACAGGCACCGCCATCAAGGCGATCGCGCTCGAGATGACGAGCGTTTACAAGGTCGCCATCTATTTCATCTTCGCCCTGGTCATCAACCTGTTGCTCTACCACGACACGAGCAAGGTGGACGCCGTTTTCGCGCGCCGGCCCGGCAGCCTGATGAGCTTCCTTTACCGTTTCCTGATGACGCGCGCGCGCACCTTTTATTTTTTCCTCAAGCGCGTCATGGGCGGGCAGATCATCATCTCGGCGATCAACACCGTCATCTCCGCGGCGGTGATCTTCGCGCTCGGATTGCCCAAGCCCGTGCTGTTGATCGCGATCGTGTTCACCTGCGGCCTGTTCCCGGTCGTCGGCAATCTCGTGTCGAATTCGATTCTCACGGCGATCGCGCTCATTTCCTACGGCCCGCTTGGCGCGGTGATCTGCCTTGGGCTTCTTATCGTCATCCACAAACTCGAGTACTTCCTGAATTCGAAGATCATCGGCGACATCGTCAAGCTGCCGATGTCCGTCACGCTCGCGTCGCTTGTCATCTGCGAGGTGCTGCTTGGCGTGGTGGGCTTGATGCTCGCCATTCCGCTCGTGCTTTTCCTTCGCCACGAACTCGAGCGCGTGCCGGGTCTCGGCCCGCTCGAGACCTCAGCCGCCCTCGCCGGGTCCGCCGTCATCGACTAA
- a CDS encoding glycosyltransferase family 39 protein: MSPMSGDPSMLSRTREEFERVRRIVSPLRGRLTAHESVPPLAAALVLTAMLAVHLAIAVVWFERDRTLMGNDAADYFQHFLVYEARIAEAGSSIAGLLETWGWQERTTAPPLMFLLTWVVTRFVHTPDAARFTVFFAKIALVLFTYGAGRRMFGRDGALVAAAVVGFSPVINVLSLQFNPFVLVAASAAACAYACVASDAFRRLGPSLAFGAAAGFAAMTERGTGAIFAATVVGYGLAHRVLGRRDESRAAASRNGSPWIPVALAGAIALAIAGPYVYQYLRQGMEHVADLSATAVYPSREGNYYERVLHRHVTGALFVYAGYPFAALYLLSRQRHRFMAAAIVVAPILFFDRIATRDLEYIVAGVVGVALAIGGGYALIPWRALRWGLGALVAIAAAANAHLSVISIPDPESSLGALQRRWTTTGKPGLFYHRAQPDLRAASAAIARNAKDLLQPLFIYGYQRPGELNVTMHVLMNKMMIRVGFAHPGARHLVVLENVLPDAAGVPPGDFWVAIAPQGTRLSRHFRARGSWRVLRSPVEVAGEGLIDNAVLRETLEGTSFEIREWADVPYGERPRLAILRASDRPALVDDGGPGEGG, from the coding sequence GTGAGCCCGATGTCCGGCGATCCTTCGATGCTTTCGCGGACGCGCGAGGAGTTTGAACGCGTGCGCCGGATCGTCTCGCCGCTGCGCGGCCGGCTGACGGCGCACGAGTCCGTGCCCCCGCTTGCCGCCGCGCTTGTGCTGACGGCGATGTTGGCGGTGCACCTTGCCATCGCGGTCGTCTGGTTTGAACGCGACCGCACGTTGATGGGCAACGATGCCGCGGATTACTTCCAGCATTTTCTCGTTTACGAGGCGCGCATCGCCGAGGCGGGCTCGTCGATCGCGGGTCTTCTCGAAACCTGGGGATGGCAGGAACGCACCACCGCGCCGCCGCTGATGTTTCTCCTGACCTGGGTCGTGACACGATTTGTTCACACGCCCGATGCCGCGCGTTTTACGGTATTCTTCGCGAAAATCGCGCTCGTGCTTTTCACTTACGGTGCGGGGCGGCGCATGTTTGGCCGCGACGGGGCGCTTGTCGCGGCGGCCGTGGTCGGATTTTCGCCGGTCATCAACGTCCTTTCGTTGCAATTCAATCCCTTCGTGCTCGTCGCGGCGAGCGCCGCCGCGTGCGCGTACGCGTGCGTCGCGTCGGATGCCTTCCGGCGACTCGGTCCTTCGCTTGCGTTCGGCGCCGCCGCGGGATTCGCGGCGATGACCGAGCGCGGCACGGGCGCGATCTTCGCCGCGACGGTGGTGGGATACGGGCTTGCGCATCGGGTCCTCGGGCGGCGCGACGAATCGCGCGCCGCGGCCAGTCGGAATGGATCGCCGTGGATCCCTGTGGCGCTCGCCGGCGCGATCGCGCTTGCGATCGCCGGCCCGTACGTCTACCAGTATCTCCGGCAGGGCATGGAGCACGTGGCGGATTTGTCGGCCACGGCCGTCTATCCAAGCCGCGAGGGAAATTACTACGAGCGCGTGCTGCATCGGCACGTCACGGGCGCGCTGTTTGTTTACGCCGGCTATCCTTTCGCCGCGCTGTATTTGCTCTCGCGGCAACGCCATCGGTTCATGGCCGCCGCGATCGTCGTGGCGCCGATTTTATTTTTCGACCGCATCGCGACCAGGGATCTCGAATACATCGTCGCCGGCGTCGTCGGGGTGGCGCTTGCGATCGGCGGCGGCTATGCGCTCATCCCGTGGCGCGCGCTACGCTGGGGTCTTGGCGCGCTGGTCGCAATTGCCGCCGCCGCGAACGCGCACCTGTCGGTGATTTCGATTCCCGATCCCGAATCGTCCCTCGGCGCGTTGCAGCGGCGATGGACGACGACCGGGAAGCCGGGACTTTTTTACCACCGGGCCCAACCGGACCTTCGCGCGGCGTCGGCGGCGATCGCCCGAAACGCGAAAGACCTTCTGCAGCCGCTTTTTATCTATGGCTATCAACGCCCGGGCGAGTTGAACGTCACGATGCACGTCCTCATGAACAAGATGATGATCCGCGTGGGATTCGCGCATCCGGGCGCACGTCATCTGGTCGTCCTGGAAAATGTTTTGCCGGATGCCGCCGGCGTGCCGCCGGGCGATTTTTGGGTCGCGATCGCGCCGCAGGGGACGCGCCTGTCGAGGCACTTTCGCGCGCGCGGTAGCTGGCGCGTCCTTCGCTCTCCCGTCGAGGTCGCCGGAGAAGGCTTGATCGACAATGCGGTGCTGCGCGAGACGCTCGAGGGCACGTCGTTCGAGATTCGCGAATGGGCCGATGTGCCGTACGGCGAGCGACCGCGCCTTGCGATTCTGCGGGCGTCGGATAGGCCGGCCTTAGTCGATGACGGCGGACCCGGCGAGGGCGGCTGA
- a CDS encoding short-chain dehydrogenase, which produces MPPTLSGQTVVVLGGFGLVGRAVCYELLKENPKRIVVCSLRESESAEAVADLAGEVARLNETGRRKIRTKIIGEHGDIFLRESLKDRDMRAITDPADLDRIIADTFDDPGIARLDENFLYRIVARYKPQIVIDAVNTATGVAYRDVYATVLDLRLRMRRVETMSPVDPAYGDEVRGLVDSLRLHLTSIYLPRLVRHVQVLYTAMKAAGTRAYCKIGTTGTGGMGLNIPYTHSEERPSQKLLSKSAVAGAHSLLLFLMNSTPGFAFTMEVKPAAAIAWKAIDHGPVARGGEPIALFDADPARPFDVSKSIDIRVANDERISSLGRPLRAVFINTGENGLFSSSEFEAITTTGQMEYVTPEEIAQAVKEELTGANTGYDIIGMLSNTVMKSTYRAGVMREHALEELRELELKHGAGIAFEILGPPRLSKLLFEAETLRRTFGTLSAIAKADPARMSARLADLVKKDAELRSRVVSIGIPILLPDGVSLLRGPRVAIPAWRGADRVRLTAATRDRCAHDGWVDLRETNMRLWIARAKGLTAEIATGKESRRGSDIATSSRTHRKRYEVTRDGKREMNIGEIVGWIFNEEEEGSRKTYAHPRANISRP; this is translated from the coding sequence GTGCCGCCCACCCTCTCCGGACAAACCGTCGTCGTTCTTGGCGGATTCGGCCTTGTCGGCCGCGCGGTCTGCTACGAACTGCTGAAAGAAAACCCGAAGCGCATCGTCGTCTGCTCCTTGCGCGAAAGCGAGAGTGCCGAGGCCGTCGCGGACCTCGCCGGCGAGGTCGCGCGCTTGAATGAGACCGGACGGCGCAAGATCCGGACGAAGATCATCGGCGAGCACGGCGACATCTTCCTTCGCGAATCGCTGAAGGACCGCGACATGCGCGCGATCACTGACCCGGCCGACCTGGATCGCATCATCGCCGACACCTTCGATGATCCGGGAATCGCCCGGCTCGACGAAAATTTCCTCTATCGCATCGTCGCACGATACAAGCCGCAGATCGTCATCGACGCGGTCAACACCGCGACGGGCGTCGCCTATCGCGACGTCTACGCCACGGTGCTCGACCTGCGCCTGCGCATGCGCCGCGTCGAAACGATGTCGCCCGTCGATCCCGCGTACGGCGACGAGGTCCGCGGGCTTGTCGATTCGTTGCGCCTGCATTTGACGTCGATTTACCTGCCGCGCCTCGTGCGTCATGTGCAGGTGCTTTATACGGCGATGAAGGCCGCCGGCACGCGCGCGTACTGCAAGATCGGAACGACGGGCACCGGCGGCATGGGCCTCAACATCCCCTACACGCACAGCGAGGAGCGCCCGAGCCAGAAACTGCTTTCGAAATCGGCCGTCGCTGGCGCGCATTCGCTGCTACTTTTTCTGATGAACAGCACGCCGGGATTCGCGTTCACGATGGAGGTCAAGCCCGCGGCCGCGATCGCGTGGAAGGCGATCGATCACGGCCCCGTCGCGCGCGGCGGCGAGCCGATCGCGCTTTTCGACGCCGACCCGGCGCGCCCGTTTGACGTTTCGAAGTCGATCGACATCCGTGTCGCGAACGACGAAAGAATCTCGTCGCTGGGCCGGCCCCTTCGCGCGGTCTTCATCAATACCGGCGAAAACGGCCTGTTTTCCTCGAGCGAATTTGAGGCGATCACCACGACGGGGCAGATGGAATACGTGACGCCGGAGGAGATCGCGCAGGCGGTCAAGGAAGAGCTGACCGGCGCGAACACCGGATACGACATCATCGGCATGCTCTCGAACACGGTCATGAAATCGACCTACCGCGCGGGCGTGATGCGCGAGCACGCGCTCGAGGAGCTTCGCGAGCTGGAGTTGAAGCACGGCGCCGGAATCGCGTTCGAGATTCTCGGTCCGCCGCGCCTTTCCAAGCTGCTGTTCGAGGCGGAGACGTTGCGGCGCACGTTCGGCACCTTATCCGCGATCGCCAAGGCCGATCCGGCCCGCATGAGCGCGCGCCTTGCCGATCTCGTAAAAAAGGACGCCGAGCTTCGCTCGCGCGTCGTGTCGATCGGCATTCCGATCCTGCTGCCGGACGGCGTTTCGCTTCTGCGCGGGCCGCGCGTGGCCATCCCCGCCTGGCGCGGAGCGGACCGCGTGCGCCTGACGGCGGCGACGCGCGACCGCTGCGCGCACGACGGCTGGGTCGATCTGCGCGAGACGAACATGCGCCTTTGGATCGCGCGGGCAAAAGGGCTCACCGCGGAAATTGCCACCGGCAAGGAATCGCGGCGCGGCTCGGACATCGCGACAAGCAGCCGAACGCACCGCAAGCGCTACGAAGTCACCCGCGACGGCAAGCGGGAGATGAACATCGGGGAGATCGTGGGTTGGATTTTCAACGAAGAGGAAGAAGGCAGCCGCAAGACCTACGCGCATCCCCGTGCTAATATTTCGAGGCCATGA
- a CDS encoding serine hydroxymethyltransferase, translated as MSIEDAREIERIVAENEVWRAACINLIASENVLSRRARAMLSSDFGHRYAEGHPGKRYYEGTAFIDELESRAAAGVREIFGAANADVRPYSGNVANEALFSRFIRDERPVMVNSTPGGGHISHHKAGSVGKFAKKIVDFPRSPDGYTIDVAAARDLIDAEKPGLLILGKSLILRREPVADLAQICKARGIRLFYDGAHVLGLIAGGAFQDPLAEGADFLTGSTHKTFFGPQRGVILSNHEDEMWKLADRGVFPGSTSNHHLNTLAAFSLVVEEWKSFGKDYARQVVSNAKSFAEALASEGLDVQGKEFGYTETHQVAVSVRDFGGGKDVSRRLAENNIITNMNMLPYEPLKNAMNPDGIRTGVQEMTRFGMKGAEMKTIAGLFARCVKGEMVRNEVAEFRTQFQAVRFSFDEPK; from the coding sequence ATGTCGATCGAGGACGCCCGCGAAATCGAACGCATCGTCGCGGAAAACGAGGTCTGGCGAGCCGCCTGCATCAACCTGATCGCGAGCGAAAACGTGCTCTCGCGGCGCGCGCGCGCGATGCTGTCGTCCGATTTCGGGCACCGATACGCCGAAGGCCATCCCGGCAAGCGTTACTACGAAGGCACGGCGTTCATCGACGAGCTCGAGTCGCGCGCCGCGGCCGGCGTCAGAGAGATTTTCGGCGCCGCGAACGCGGACGTGCGGCCGTATTCCGGTAATGTCGCCAACGAGGCGCTCTTCTCGCGCTTCATCCGCGACGAGCGGCCGGTGATGGTGAACTCGACACCCGGCGGCGGGCACATCAGCCACCACAAGGCCGGCTCGGTCGGCAAGTTCGCCAAAAAGATCGTCGATTTTCCGCGAAGCCCGGACGGCTACACGATCGACGTCGCCGCCGCGCGCGATCTCATCGACGCGGAAAAACCGGGACTGTTGATTCTCGGCAAGAGCCTCATCCTGCGCCGCGAGCCGGTTGCCGATCTCGCCCAAATCTGCAAGGCGCGCGGCATCCGCCTTTTCTACGACGGCGCGCACGTGCTGGGACTCATCGCGGGCGGCGCGTTTCAGGATCCGCTTGCCGAGGGCGCGGATTTCCTCACCGGCAGCACGCATAAGACCTTCTTCGGCCCGCAGCGCGGCGTGATCCTGTCGAATCACGAGGACGAGATGTGGAAGCTTGCCGATCGGGGCGTTTTCCCCGGTTCGACGAGCAACCACCACCTCAACACGCTCGCGGCGTTCAGCCTCGTCGTCGAGGAATGGAAATCGTTCGGCAAGGATTACGCGAGGCAGGTCGTCTCAAACGCGAAGTCGTTCGCCGAAGCGCTCGCGTCCGAGGGCCTTGACGTGCAGGGCAAGGAATTCGGCTACACCGAGACGCACCAGGTCGCCGTGTCGGTCAGGGACTTCGGCGGCGGCAAGGATGTCAGCCGGCGACTCGCCGAAAACAACATCATCACCAATATGAACATGCTGCCGTACGAGCCGCTGAAAAACGCCATGAACCCGGACGGTATCCGCACGGGCGTCCAGGAAATGACGCGATTCGGCATGAAGGGCGCGGAGATGAAGACGATCGCCGGCCTGTTCGCGCGGTGCGTCAAGGGTGAAATGGTCCGCAACGAGGTCGCCGAATTCCGCACCCAATTTCAGGCCGTGCGCTTCAGTTTCGACGAACCGAAGTAA
- a CDS encoding N-acetylmuramidase family protein, translating to MTDEQLRLIAKYAHAHRVPVAHAIAVFEVESGGTIANPDGTPTIRLEAHKLFTYAGKDAPSIFDTHFRPRTGWRGQQFRQNACETWRAIHVDRQDREHEAFALARALFPGDGPYLSISVGPGQIMGFHFSMLGYVSARAMVEAFHDLPTAIAAVFEFIVKKNALDALREADWRTFARIYNGSNVDDYAARLARACAEARRSGLHLVQVSDVPPGTAVWPNGKPEGRG from the coding sequence ATGACCGACGAGCAGCTCCGGCTCATCGCGAAATACGCGCATGCGCATCGCGTGCCGGTCGCGCACGCGATCGCGGTCTTCGAGGTGGAAAGCGGCGGAACGATCGCGAATCCGGACGGGACTCCGACGATTCGCCTGGAGGCGCACAAACTTTTCACCTACGCGGGGAAGGATGCGCCGTCCATCTTCGATACGCACTTCCGCCCGCGCACCGGCTGGCGCGGACAGCAGTTTCGCCAGAACGCCTGCGAAACGTGGCGCGCGATTCACGTCGACCGTCAGGACCGCGAGCACGAGGCGTTCGCGCTCGCGCGCGCGCTTTTCCCCGGCGACGGGCCGTACCTTTCGATCAGCGTCGGCCCGGGCCAGATCATGGGTTTTCACTTTTCGATGCTCGGTTACGTCAGCGCGCGCGCGATGGTCGAGGCTTTCCACGACCTTCCGACGGCGATCGCCGCGGTCTTCGAGTTCATCGTGAAAAAAAACGCGCTTGACGCGCTGCGCGAGGCCGACTGGAGGACGTTCGCTAGGATCTACAACGGCAGCAATGTCGATGACTACGCCGCGCGCCTTGCGCGGGCATGCGCCGAGGCCAGGCGCAGCGGCCTTCACCTTGTCCAGGTCTCGGACGTGCCGCCGGGAACGGCCGTCTGGCCGAACGGCAAACCGGAGGGGCGGGGATGA
- a CDS encoding glycosyltransferase family 9 protein: MKTIAFYKIRKPGGAVVSLKIDDVVVGNEAHVFTDTMAEKFQTSAWAPYIREINDIEVRQYAGEDLNGRTVLLWRNGGYGDLLMITPAIRELKRRYPLARIKFATVDRYRSVLAGNPDIDEIVSVPFPAAALSSVDFLLTFNNTIESSTDAALPGVDIFAARACVTLAADNRVPVYNVSPARADAIAKTLAAFAPVEGLPWVAIQMRASSPVRTYPLDALKRVAWKLAQSSYVFLFSDRPKDFTQDLRRAGIVNLCGVLPDMADVAAALAGCDALVAPDSSLVHYAAALGVPTIALYGPFPGAIRTKDYPLCTTLEVDRAAWPCAPCLLHGHAPCPKAVERGRRDSPCFETLPPRAVVAAVRDILANKKGQTHAAAV; this comes from the coding sequence GTGAAAACGATCGCCTTCTACAAGATCCGAAAGCCCGGCGGCGCCGTCGTCAGCCTGAAGATCGACGACGTGGTCGTCGGGAACGAGGCGCACGTCTTCACCGACACCATGGCCGAAAAATTCCAGACGAGCGCGTGGGCGCCCTACATCCGCGAGATCAACGACATCGAGGTACGCCAATACGCGGGCGAAGATCTGAACGGGCGCACCGTTCTGCTCTGGCGAAACGGCGGATACGGCGACCTGCTCATGATCACCCCGGCGATCCGCGAATTGAAGCGGCGCTATCCCTTGGCCCGCATCAAGTTCGCGACGGTCGATCGCTACCGCTCCGTCCTTGCGGGCAACCCCGACATCGACGAGATCGTGAGCGTCCCGTTTCCCGCGGCGGCGCTTTCGTCCGTCGACTTTCTCCTCACGTTCAACAACACCATCGAGTCCTCGACCGACGCCGCGCTTCCCGGCGTGGACATCTTCGCGGCGCGCGCGTGCGTGACGCTCGCGGCCGATAACCGCGTCCCGGTTTACAACGTCTCGCCGGCGCGCGCCGATGCGATCGCGAAGACGCTTGCCGCCTTCGCCCCCGTGGAGGGTCTGCCCTGGGTCGCGATCCAGATGCGGGCAAGCTCCCCGGTGCGCACATATCCCCTGGATGCGCTCAAACGCGTCGCCTGGAAGCTCGCCCAGTCGTCCTACGTCTTTTTGTTCTCGGATCGGCCGAAAGACTTTACGCAGGATCTTCGCCGCGCCGGTATCGTGAATCTCTGCGGCGTCCTGCCCGACATGGCCGACGTCGCCGCCGCGCTCGCCGGCTGCGACGCCCTGGTCGCGCCGGACTCATCCCTTGTCCACTACGCCGCGGCCCTTGGCGTGCCCACGATCGCGCTCTACGGCCCGTTCCCGGGCGCGATCCGGACGAAGGACTATCCCCTCTGCACGACGCTCGAGGTCGACCGCGCCGCGTGGCCGTGCGCGCCTTGCCTGCTTCACGGGCACGCGCCCTGTCCGAAGGCGGTCGAGCGGGGCCGGCGCGACTCCCCGTGTTTTGAAACGCTCCCGCCGCGCGCGGTCGTTGCCGCCGTCCGGGACATCCTCGCGAACAAGAAAGGCCAAACGCATGCGGCTGCCGTGTGA